The following coding sequences are from one Gossypium hirsutum isolate 1008001.06 chromosome A12, Gossypium_hirsutum_v2.1, whole genome shotgun sequence window:
- the LOC107940572 gene encoding bZIP transcription factor 53, protein MATVQKPASSSESDPRCANIDEKKRKRMLSNRESARRSRMKKQKLLEDLVNEVSALQKNNTQICEKIKFTTQRFVKVEASNSVLRAQIIELTESLQSLNSILHMAEDGSGYDVDIPEIFVPLMKPWQLPCSTQPICSTFDG, encoded by the coding sequence ATGGCTACTGTGCAAAAACCGGCGAGTTCCTCCGAATCCGACCCAAGATGCGCCAACATCGACGAGAAGAAAAGGAAGAGGATGCTGTCGAACCGTGAATCAGCGAGGCGATCGCGtatgaagaaacaaaagctaCTCGAAGATTTAGTTAACGAAGTGAGTGCATTGCAGAAAAATAACACCCAGATCTGTGAAAAGATCAAGTTCACAACCCAACGCTTCGTCAAAGTGGAAGCTTCCAACAGTGTCTTAAGAGCTCAAATAATTGAATTGACCGAGAGCTTGCAGTCCTTGAACTCGATACTGCACATGGCGGAAGACGGAAGCGGGTACGACGTCGATATCCCGGAGATCTTCGTTCCTCTGATGAAGCCATGGCAACTCCCTTGTTCGACGCAGCCGATATGCTCGACTTTTgatggataa
- the LOC107940568 gene encoding vacuolar protein sorting-associated protein 51 homolog — protein MGTEDVPLDDKAKRMRDLLSSFYSPDPSSTNDASSNHGSLDAIDTTSFDADQYMNLLIRKSNLEALLQRHVEMAAEIKNIDTDLQMLVYENYNKFISATDAIKRMKSNIVGMETNMEHLLDKIMSVQSKSDGVNTFLFEKREHIEKLHRTRNLLRKVQFIYDLPVRLEKCIKSEAYADAVKFYTGAMPIFKAYGDSSFQDCKQASEEAIAIIVKNLQGKLFSDSESIQARAEAAVLLKQLDFPVDSLQAKLLEKLEQSLGDLQLKPDEIENVSVESNDPKQGEVSDSIPIAAHEGSVLEFAEAIRAYRVIFPDSEGQPTKLAQDLVVKHFETTQHYVKGRISSGKLLGVLRIIWTDVLLMDEVLSEAVLPGFSLEAAQVALKQYVASTFSYLLRDISDALLSVNVSSKEAAEELPLQVALEASKKAVLQGSMDVLLDFRRLLDDDLGLLVQLRDFIIDWVQEGFQDFFRALDDRFLLLSGRKSSSSQDQDLTGAHGEKVLAGLVLVLAQLSVFIEQTAVPRITEEIAASFSGGGGRGYENGPAFVPGEICRIFRSAGERLLLHYTKMRTQKVSTLLRKRFTTPNWVKHKEPREVHMFVDLFLQELKEIGSEVRQILPQGLSRKHRRSDSNGSTASSRSNQLRDDKMTRSNTQRARSQLLETHLAKLFKQKVEIFTKVEYTQESVVTTIVKLCLKSLQEFARLQTFNRSGFQQIQLDIQFLRTPLKETVEDEAAIDFLLDEVIVAASERCLDPIPLEPPILDKLIQAKLAKWKEQNPVTP, from the exons ATGGGGACGGAAGATGTTCCTTTGGACGACAAGGCGAAGAGAATGAGAGATCTGCTGTCGAGCTTCTACTCTCCAGATCCTTCTTCGACAAACGACGCTTCTTCAAACCACGGCAGCTTAGACGCTATCGACACCACTTCTTTCGATGCCGATCAGTACATGAACCTCCTG ATACGGAAGTCGAATTTGGAAGCGCTTCTTCAGAGGCATGTTGAAATGGCGGCCGAAATTAAGAATATCGATACCGACTTGCAAATGCTGGTTTACGAGAATTACAACAAGTTTATCAGTGCCACGGATGCAATTAAACG GATGAAAAGTAATATTGTAGGCATGGAAACAAATATGGAACATCTGCTTGATAAG ATAATGTCAGTGCAATCTAAAAGTGATGGGGTCAACACTTTTCTTTTTGAAAAGAGAGAACATATAGAGAAATTGCACCGGACACGTAATCTTCTGCGTAAAGTTCAG TTCATTTATGATCTGCCCGTTAGACTTGAAAAGTGCATCAAGTCAGAAGCATATGCTGATGCTGTCAAGTTCTACACTGGAGCAATGCCAATTTTTAAG GCATATGGAGATTCGTCATTTCAGGACTGTAAACAAGCATCTGAAGAAGCGATTGCTATAATAGTTAAAAACTTGCAG GGAAAGCTGTTTTCAGACTCTGAATCCATTCAAGCTAGAGCTGAAGCTGCAGTGCTTTTGAAGCAGTTGGATTTTCCG GTGGATAGCTTACAGGCAAAACTGCTTGAAAAGTTAGAGCAATCTCTTGGAGACCTTCAGCTTAAACCAGATGAAATTGAGAATGTTTCTGTGGAGTCTAATGATCCTAAACAGGGAGAAGTTTCAGACTCAATTCCTATTGCAGCTCATGAG GGTTCTGTCCTTGAGTTTGCGGAGGCTATCCGTGCTTATCGAGTAATATTTCCTGACTCAGAGGGGCAACCAACTAAACTTGCTCAAGACTTGGTTGTCAA GCACTTTGAAACTACTCAGCACTATGTCAAGGGACGGATTTCTTCTGGCAAACTCCTGGGTGTTCTTC GGATTATTTGGACAGATGTGCTTCTAATGGATGAAGTGTTAAGTGAGGCTGTTCTACCTGGTTTTTCTCTGGAG GCTGCCCAAGTTGCTCTTAAACAGTATGTTGCCAGCACGTTTAGTTACCTTCTACGGGACATATCAG ATGCCCTTCTGAGTGTAAATGTTAGTTCAAAAGAGGCAGCAGAGGAGCTCCCCTTGCAGGTTGCTTTGGAAGCCAGCAAAAAAGCTGTGCTCCAGGGCAGCATGGATGTCTTACTG GATTTCCGTAGACTTCTTGATGATGACTTAGGGCTGCTAGTTCAATTGAGAGATTTCATAATTGATTGGGTTCAAGAAGGATTTCAGGACTTCTTCAGGGCTCTTGATGATCGTTTTCTCTTACTTTCGGGAAGAAAGAGTTCATCCAGTCAAGATCAAGATTTAACTGGAGCACACGGCGAAAAAGTTCTTGCTGGTCTTGTCCTGGTGTTGGCTCAACTTTCCGTTTTCATTGAACAAACTGCTGTCCCAAGAATTACTGAG GAAATAGCTGCATCCTTTTCTGGTGGTGGTGGTCGAGGCTATGAAAATGGACCTGCTTTTGTTCCTGGGGAGATATGTCGAATATTTCGGTCAGCTGGTGAAAGGCTTTTGCTTCAT TATACAAAAATGAGAACTCAGAAGGTATCTACTCTGCTAAGAAAGCGGTTTACAACACCAAACTGGGTCAAG CACAAGGAACCTAGAGAAGTTCATATGTTCGTTGATTTGTTTCTTCAAGAG TTGAAGGAAATAGGAAGTGAGGTGAGGCAGATTTTACCTCAAGGGCTCTCGCGTAAGCACCGGCGCTCTGACAGCAACGGAAGCACTGCTTCATCCCGGAGTAACCAATTACGAGATGATAAAATGACTAGGTCAAATACACAGAGAGCCAGGAGCCAGCTTTTAGAAACACATCTAGCAAAATTGTTCAAACAAAAggttgaaatttttacaaaagttGAATATACGCAG GAGTCCGTTGTAACAACTATAGTAAAACTTTGCCTTAAAAGCTTGCAAGAATTTGCCAGACTCCAGACTTTTAATCGAAGTGGTTTCCAGCAAATTCAACTGGATATTCAATTCTTAAGGACTCCTTTGAAGGAAACTGTTGAAGACGAAGCGGCGATTGATTTCTTACTTGACGAG GTGATTGTTGCAGCATCAGAGCGTTGTCTTGACCCGATTCCTCTCGAGCCTCCAATTTTGGACAAACTTATACAAGCTAAGTTAGCAAAATGGAAGGAACAGAATCCAGTTACACCCTAG
- the LOC107940569 gene encoding secreted RxLR effector protein 161-like encodes MEIARSKVGISISQRKYVLDLLSKVGLLGCKPVETPMEPNLKLGTDKDGEEVDRGRYQREKHLEAAYRILRYLKGTPGKGLHFKKDVNRSIEVYTDADWAGAVNDRRSTSGYCSYIWGNLVTWRSKKQSFVARSSAEAEYRALSHGICEGMWLQRLMGELKLSYTKPITLYCDN; translated from the exons ATGGAGATAGCAAGGTCAAAGGTAGGTATTTCAATCTCTCAAAGAAAGTATGTTCTTGATCTACTTTCTAAAGTCGGACTATTGGGTTGCAAACCAGTCGAGACTCCTATGGAACCCAACCTTAAATTAGGAACTGATAAGGATGGAGAAGAAGTAGACAGGGGGAGATATCAACG GGAGAAACATTTGGAAGCTGCCTACAGGATATTGAGATACTTAAAAGGGACTCCTGGTAAGGGGTTGCATTTCAAGAAAGATGTAAATCGAAGCATAGAAGTCTACACTGATGCAGACTGGGCAGGGGCAGTTAATGACAGGCGCTCGACAAGCGGTTACTGCAGCTATATTTGGGGTAATCTCGTGACATGGAGGAGTAAAAAGCAGTCTTTTGTGGCACGCAGCAGTGCTGAAGCTGAATATCGAGCTTTGTCCCACGGTATATGTGAAGGAATGTGGTTACAACGGCTAATGGGAGAACTAAAATTATCCTATACGAAACCTATAACATTATACTGTGACAACTAA
- the LOC107940565 gene encoding histidine kinase CKI1, which translates to MESQTPNSSMLMVPFSYSLCGQMVLKISHAAMIPQKPIRWTLMEKSIMFVVQQSKSREYNPYVIRILHFSWCLQCSRLVLLTSFGFQVYALALPHEGIASFVYSKINYSHIALVVTMVLLVIPLVFFVSSMITNAQREICLHDKLIKQMEATQQAERKSMNKSLALVGASHDIRAALAGITGFIDLCLANAAPGSDFETYLKQMSLCAQDLLGLLNSILDTSKIEAGMMNLEEQEFNLADLIEHVVDLYHPVGMIKGVDVVLDPCDGSIIKLSQVKGDRGKLVQILSNILSNAVKYTVEGHVCVRAWVGKPDFETEILASTRKGLGKYMSSLFSGKNDGNSDVKAVSAVRQNRDSVEIVFEVDDTGKGIPKEKQKSVFENYVQVKETAAGQVGTGLGLGIVQSLVRLMGGEIGIVDKEFGEKGTCFRFNVFLKAFEIQGNAMYGGTNSSFAIRNSSPKLGIRTPSPNLDGSQVVLFMRNIERRRVSQKFLESLGISVLVVDHCHHFPSALKKIQSKLNSLLNSSRRSDMSCRSDISSSSSKEMPLSAMEGTEHKLPFNRRKDTPSFNLLVIDVNAESFSELWRTVAEFRRGLHSTCCKVIWLDKPTSPCIDPKRLDSGDEILLQPFHGSRLHRVIKLLSEFGNLSQGISSSSESSKHPYGKTRLRHTQGNDEIQGYVSSSNERYSKQGSSSPTLERTRGRLKSKRKNKDCAESSNGEKPLIGKRILIAEDNKMLSILAITTATQLGADVEHCENGNEALELVCDGLKAQRNYDYILMDCQMLPMNGYEATRRIRIEEERYGVRIPIIALTAHTSGTEAMEAGMDAHLNKPLKTNELMEVIESIETKE; encoded by the exons GTTTGCAGTGTTCGCGGCTAGTTCTATTAACGAGTTTTGGTTTTCAGGTATATGCATTGGCTTTACCACATGAAGGAATAGCAAGCTTTGTTTATAGCAAAATCAATTATTCTCACATTGCTCTCGTGGTAACAATGGTGTTATTAGTCATCCCCCTTGTTTTCTTCGTATCATCAATGATCACCAATGCTCAAAGGGAGATTTGCTTACATGATAAGCTCATTAAACAAATGGAAGCAACTCAACAAGCTGAGAGAAAAAGCATGAACAAAAGCCTTGCTTTAGTTGGTGCCAGCCATGATATCCGAGCAGCATTAGCCGGTATTACTGGTTTCATCGATTTATGCCTGGCAAATGCAGCCCCTGGGTCGGATTTCGAGACATATTTGAAGCAAATGAGTCTTTGTGCACAGGATTTATTAG GGCTATTGAATTCTATACTTGATACTAGCAAAATTGAAGCTGGAATGATGAATTTGGAAGAACAGGAGTTCAATTTGGCTGATTTGATTGAACATGTGGTTGATTTATATCATCCTGTGGGTATGATTAAGGGTGTTGATGTTGTTTTAGACCCTTGTGATGGATCCATTATTAAGCTCTCACAAGTGAAAGGTGACAGAGGGAAACTCGTACAAATATTAAGCAATATACTGAGCAACGCTGTTAAATATACTGTTGAAGGGCATGTATGTGTTCGAGCTTGGGTCGGAAAGCCTGATTTCGAAACCGAAATACTTGCTTCCACTCGGAAAGGTTTAGGCAAGTACATGTCCAGTTTGTTTTCCGGTAAAAATGATGGCAACAGTGACGTCAAAGCAGTAAGTGCAGTTAGACAGAATCGTGATTCGGTGGAGATTGTGTTTGAGGTCGATGATACAGGTAAAGGTATTCCGAAAGAGAAACAAAAATCAGTGTTTGAAAACTACGTGCAGGTTAAAGAAACAGCAGCTGGACAAGTGGGTACTGGTTTAGGCCTTGGAATTGTTCAATCTTTG GTACGTTTAATGGGTGGAGAGATTGGAATTGTTGATAAAGAGTTTGGTGAAAAGGGCACTTGCTTTAGATTCAATGTTTTCCTCAAAGCGTTTGAGATTCAAGGTAATGCCATGTATGGTGGCACAAACTCGAGCTTTGCCATTCGAAATTCTAGTCCCAAACTCGGCATTCGTACTCCTAGTCCCAATTTAGACGGATCACAAGTCGTTCTCTTCATGCGAAACATCGAAAGGCGAAGAGTTTCACAAAAATTCTTGGAGAGTCTTGGTATAAGTGTATTAGTCGTAGATCATTGTCACCATTTTCCATCTGCATTGAAAAAGATACAATCCAAGCtaaattctttactcaattcttcaAGGAGATCAGATATGAGTTGTAGAAGTGATATCTCAAGTTCGAGTTCTAAAGAAATGCCTTTAAGTGCCATGGAAGGAACTGAACATAAATTACCTTTCAACCGACGCAAAGATACACCGAGCTTCAATCTACTTGTGATTGATGTCAATGCAGAGTCATTTTCCGAGCTGTGGAGGACTGTAGCTGAATTCCGAAGAGGCCTTCATAGTACATGTTGTAAGGTGATATGGTTAGATAAACCTACTTCACCTTGCATCGATCCAAAAAGACTTGATTCCGGTGATGAAATTCTGTTACAACCTTTCCATGGCTCACGTTTGCACCGAGTGATAAAACTTCTTTCGGAATTTGGAAACTTGTCACAAGGTATTTCATCTAGTTCAGAAAGTTCAAAGCATCCATATGGCAAGACAAGGTTGAGACACACTCAAGGTAATGACGAGATACAAGGATACGTCAGCTCGAGCAATGAACGGTATAGTAAGCAAGGATCGTCATCACCTACACTAGAGCGTACTCGTGGTAGGTTGAAATCGAAAAGAAAGAACAAGGACTGTGCCGAGTCGAGTAACGGTGAGAAGCCCTTGATTGGGAAAAGAATATTGATTGCTGAGGATAACAAAATGTTAAGCATTCTTGCTATAACTACTGCCACACAGCTCGGTGCCGATGTTGAGCACtgtgaaaatggaaatgaagctttagAATTAGTTTGCGATGGTCTCAAAGCTCAGAGAAACTATGATTATATATTGATGGATTGTCAG ATGTTACCGATGAATGGATATGAAGCAACGAGACGGATTAGAATTGAGGAGGAACGATACGGTGTTCGTATTCCGATCATTGCGTTGACTGCTCATACATCTGGGACGGAGGCGATGGAAGCCGGAATGGATGCTCACTTGAATAAACCTTTAAAGACAAATGAATTGATGGAAGTCATTGAAAGTATTGAGACAAAAGAATAA